From Roseimicrobium gellanilyticum, a single genomic window includes:
- a CDS encoding ABC transporter permease, protein MLEHLQAAGQHRYNLCLQLNASIFVWVAAVAILAMIVCLGFCMPKSEADARDWSVLVLQYSTLYLLAAIPLVVLAVTLGTRTHEIIAFMVPVALLFLGLFGGIWLGPFLAQDDSLIGTLLWVVMPHYHLADLTPRLVFKMGPLPTADFFRTAGVLALEGAVFTLLGLCAFRTRS, encoded by the coding sequence ATGCTCGAGCATCTCCAAGCCGCTGGCCAGCATCGTTACAACCTCTGCCTGCAGCTCAATGCCAGCATCTTCGTTTGGGTGGCCGCCGTGGCAATTCTGGCGATGATCGTCTGCCTCGGCTTTTGCATGCCCAAATCCGAAGCCGACGCGAGGGATTGGTCCGTGCTCGTTCTTCAGTACTCCACGCTCTACCTTCTTGCGGCCATTCCCCTGGTTGTCCTCGCTGTAACCCTGGGCACGCGCACGCATGAAATCATTGCTTTCATGGTCCCAGTCGCGTTGTTGTTTTTGGGATTGTTTGGCGGCATCTGGCTGGGGCCTTTCCTCGCACAAGATGACAGCTTGATAGGCACACTCCTCTGGGTGGTGATGCCCCACTATCATCTTGCAGATCTCACGCCGCGTCTGGTGTTCAAGATGGGGCCGTTGCCCACGGCCGACTTTTTCAGAACCGCTGGCGTGCTGGCCCTCGAGGGTGCGGTTTTCACCTTGCTCGGCCTATGCGCTTTCCGAACACGCTCCTGA
- a CDS encoding type II secretion system F family protein → MNVFQVTLRNIKRPEVAKIIDVEAHNREQAAMLSERAGFRVALVKPIPMGDRKLKGKKNISRKELVKMFRALASMLRANISTADALMYYAQGLPDALLQGSLMSIRNRLEAGMPVHIAFAKERKFDTTIITMIEAGADAGKLHEAFTSMARKIKVEMAFSSKLRNALLVPCLVILFQIGLFIWSQISVVAQVEDTLKSIKQEPDALSKVIFSFSHVVRATWPFFIIALTAFIVGLFRSPNLRQTLLNFGMEKWRLLKKLVMGLRQTAYIGTLQMLYANGINLARASMLAAKVVQGTPTYAPLVEASQIYEGSGLPFAEALKKRPILDPQVMHMISIGERSASLPEQLEMLRDIYEEDTAQVMSDFTQIINVITLMCAMFLIGLVFAGAMLPIMLMGPKMMQSGM, encoded by the coding sequence ATGAACGTCTTTCAAGTAACTCTGCGCAACATCAAGCGCCCGGAAGTGGCGAAGATTATTGATGTCGAAGCACACAACCGCGAACAGGCTGCGATGCTTTCGGAGCGTGCCGGGTTCCGGGTGGCCCTGGTCAAGCCCATCCCGATGGGGGATCGCAAGCTCAAGGGAAAGAAGAACATCTCGCGCAAGGAACTTGTGAAGATGTTCCGCGCTCTGGCCTCGATGCTCAGAGCGAACATCAGCACGGCAGATGCGCTGATGTACTACGCCCAAGGCCTGCCCGATGCCTTGCTTCAGGGCTCGCTGATGAGCATCCGCAACAGGCTGGAGGCTGGTATGCCTGTGCATATCGCCTTTGCCAAGGAGCGCAAATTCGACACCACCATCATCACCATGATTGAGGCCGGTGCGGACGCCGGCAAACTCCACGAGGCCTTCACATCGATGGCTCGCAAGATTAAGGTGGAAATGGCCTTCTCGAGCAAGCTGCGCAACGCGCTCCTCGTCCCCTGTTTGGTCATCTTGTTCCAGATTGGTCTCTTCATCTGGTCGCAGATCAGCGTTGTTGCCCAGGTGGAGGACACCCTGAAAAGCATCAAACAGGAGCCGGACGCCCTTTCCAAGGTCATCTTCTCCTTCAGCCATGTCGTGAGAGCCACATGGCCCTTCTTCATCATCGCCCTGACCGCGTTCATCGTGGGGCTGTTCCGCTCTCCCAATCTTCGCCAGACGCTGCTGAACTTCGGGATGGAAAAGTGGCGCCTGCTCAAGAAGCTTGTGATGGGGCTGCGTCAGACCGCCTACATCGGCACGCTTCAAATGCTCTACGCCAATGGAATCAACCTTGCCCGTGCGTCCATGCTGGCTGCCAAGGTGGTGCAGGGCACACCCACGTACGCTCCGCTGGTCGAGGCCAGCCAGATTTATGAGGGCTCTGGCCTTCCCTTTGCGGAAGCTCTCAAAAAGAGACCCATCCTCGACCCACAAGTGATGCACATGATCAGCATCGGCGAGCGCTCAGCCTCCCTTCCGGAGCAGCTGGAGATGCTCCGCGACATCTATGAGGAAGACACCGCCCAGGTGATGAGTGACTTCACCCAAATCATCAACGTGATCACCTTGATGTGCGCCATGTTCCTCATTGGCCTTGTATTCGCAGGCGCGATGCTCCCCATCATGCTCATGGGACCGAAGATGATGCAGTCGGGCATGTAA
- a CDS encoding type II secretion system protein translates to MKIPSRLPRVWTRAHGFTLIEISLVIGLMLALITIGGFSYSMVQDWNKGKTASLALQAVYSAQRSYLADRPTANIATVPPADLVPYLPTGWTAIPTMSGLKGESLVLDTKVMPPAFKAGSSNYDPSQTQKDGLWDIGS, encoded by the coding sequence ATGAAGATACCCTCCCGTCTCCCACGTGTCTGGACGCGCGCGCATGGTTTCACCCTCATCGAAATCAGCCTGGTGATTGGTCTCATGCTGGCACTCATCACTATTGGTGGGTTCAGCTACTCCATGGTGCAGGATTGGAACAAGGGGAAAACTGCCTCCCTTGCTCTGCAGGCAGTCTACTCCGCTCAGCGCAGCTACCTTGCGGATCGTCCCACGGCCAACATCGCCACCGTACCACCTGCGGATCTGGTGCCCTATCTGCCAACCGGCTGGACGGCCATCCCGACCATGTCCGGATTGAAAGGGGAAAGCTTGGTGTTGGACACCAAGGTGATGCCACCCGCGTTTAAGGCCGGATCGTCAAATTACGATCCTTCCCAAACTCAAAAAGATGGTCTATGGGATATTGGCAGCTAG
- a CDS encoding type IV pilus twitching motility protein PilT has translation MSAAPSSPVHNFLGMIAATYPDREISDVQIRTNSLIYVHTNRGIEIAESFGIMPAETVSQIAEALFLNQNVELWSDSDGHGSVEKMWEKIRTKRVIDFSCDNGALGAPVRMRVQMHLSETGLGLTTRWLRGKISQLETLGIEPMISDSLRELVQRRFGLGLITGPTGSGKSTTLAALLDWVRRHFQKHIVTVEDPIEYRYDRDMADPNNPGLMIPAPALVTQQEVGKHTLSYQTGLKEVLRKTPNIILLGEIRDRETMETCIEAAQTGHFVLSTLHTRGAVKTIDRILEFFPKDQQPGVLNRLGETLTFVLSQGLLTGFQGRVLVTEYLQNTSDTVGAGIRAYDGNATSLADALRYKGNLRWDSSMMQLYREGMISEQVFSTNLIGG, from the coding sequence ATGAGCGCCGCCCCTTCCTCTCCTGTACATAACTTTCTGGGCATGATCGCTGCCACGTATCCGGATCGTGAGATCTCGGACGTGCAGATCCGTACGAACAGTCTGATCTATGTGCATACGAATAGAGGCATCGAGATTGCGGAATCGTTCGGCATCATGCCGGCGGAAACGGTCTCGCAGATCGCAGAGGCCCTGTTCCTGAATCAGAATGTTGAACTCTGGTCAGATTCGGACGGCCACGGTTCGGTGGAGAAGATGTGGGAAAAGATCCGCACGAAGCGCGTCATCGACTTCAGTTGCGACAATGGTGCGTTGGGCGCGCCAGTCCGTATGCGTGTGCAGATGCACCTCAGCGAAACCGGCCTTGGGCTTACCACTCGCTGGCTGCGTGGGAAGATTTCACAGCTCGAGACACTTGGCATCGAGCCGATGATTTCCGACAGTTTGCGCGAGCTGGTGCAGCGCCGCTTCGGTTTGGGTCTGATCACCGGTCCCACTGGCTCCGGCAAATCCACCACCCTCGCTGCGTTGTTGGACTGGGTGCGGAGACATTTCCAGAAGCACATCGTCACGGTTGAAGACCCGATCGAATACCGCTACGACCGTGATATGGCGGACCCCAATAATCCTGGCCTCATGATTCCGGCGCCGGCGCTGGTGACACAGCAGGAAGTCGGCAAGCACACGCTCTCTTACCAAACCGGTCTCAAGGAAGTGCTGCGTAAGACGCCCAACATCATTCTGCTGGGGGAAATTCGAGACCGGGAGACGATGGAAACCTGCATCGAAGCGGCCCAGACAGGTCACTTTGTGCTTTCGACCCTGCACACTCGCGGTGCCGTGAAGACCATTGACCGTATTCTGGAGTTCTTCCCGAAGGACCAGCAACCCGGTGTGTTGAATCGACTTGGTGAAACGCTCACATTTGTCCTTTCCCAAGGTCTGCTGACAGGATTCCAGGGACGCGTTCTGGTCACCGAGTACCTGCAGAATACCAGTGACACCGTCGGTGCGGGTATTCGTGCTTATGACGGCAACGCCACATCACTGGCGGACGCGTTGCGCTACAAGGGCAACCTGCGTTGGGACAGCTCCATGATGCAGTTGTACCGCGAAGGAATGATCTCCGAGCAAGTGTTCAGCACCAACCTTATCGGTGGCTGA
- a CDS encoding ATP-binding cassette domain-containing protein: MASDPAPSIDIEPGTRFGYQSGPIWKKKSKVLVEAGEKVRVGPGLHLFVAPNGAGKTTLIRSLAGLLQPISGCLSVNGTVHYFADELRMDPELKPKALFRSVLGSEAREHAMKLADTLKLSVTTPISKLSRGNRQKTILILAESQLQQVKRSVLLMDEPLSGLDAETREQVVDLWAKSSTQVVRLVIMHELESVHHADSLFTIHSGALRHTSTKSGSSWMDTYHSLQK, translated from the coding sequence ATGGCATCAGATCCCGCCCCCAGCATCGACATTGAGCCCGGCACGCGATTTGGCTATCAAAGCGGCCCCATCTGGAAGAAAAAGTCCAAGGTACTGGTGGAGGCTGGCGAAAAAGTCCGGGTAGGACCAGGCCTCCACCTCTTTGTGGCGCCCAATGGCGCCGGCAAGACGACCCTCATCCGATCCCTCGCGGGCCTTCTCCAACCGATCTCCGGCTGCCTTTCGGTGAACGGAACCGTGCACTATTTCGCGGATGAATTGCGGATGGATCCTGAGCTCAAGCCCAAGGCTCTCTTCCGCTCCGTGCTGGGCTCCGAGGCTCGAGAACACGCCATGAAGCTTGCCGACACGCTGAAACTCAGCGTCACCACCCCGATAAGCAAGCTCTCCAGAGGCAACCGTCAGAAGACCATTCTCATCCTCGCTGAATCCCAGCTCCAGCAGGTAAAGCGCAGCGTCCTTCTCATGGATGAGCCCCTGTCCGGACTGGACGCCGAAACGCGGGAGCAGGTGGTTGACCTGTGGGCGAAGTCGAGCACTCAAGTGGTTCGTCTCGTCATCATGCATGAGCTTGAAAGCGTCCACCACGCGGACAGTCTTTTCACCATTCATTCCGGCGCTCTCCGCCATACCTCTACCAAGTCCGGCTCCTCCTGGATGGACACCTACCATTCCCTGCAAAAATGA